From Mauremys mutica isolate MM-2020 ecotype Southern chromosome 15, ASM2049712v1, whole genome shotgun sequence, one genomic window encodes:
- the LOC123349996 gene encoding uncharacterized protein LOC123349996, producing the protein MTLAVEPSAMQAPEWSQWEDQVFPLVWASGVPGKAAHHTPIKVQLLPGKGPVRIKQYPIKREAREGLQETIDRFLKYGVLRECQSAWNTPILPVRKPNGTYRLVQDLRAVNERVKTLHPLVPNLYTLLASIGGQYTHFSVLDLKDAFFTIPVDTQSQEIFSFEWEDEKRVKKQLCWTVLAQGFKNSPTLFSQALARDLEEWDNADKILLLQYVDDLLIAAVGLTPCLKATVSLLNFVGLRGYRVARSKAQIALLEVQYLGFHIRQGERQLSNERKEAICQIPVPSNRKRLRAFLGMAGFCRIWIPEFGLWVKPLYECVKGADHDPFHWSSEADKAFKVLKRKLMEAPALGLPDLSKPFQLYVHERKGVALGVLTQLLGTWKRPVAYFSKQLDQVAKGWPACLRAVAATALVLGEAEKLTLGGTVQVYTPHMVQALLDTKGGLWLTQARVARYQAKLLENPEVSLQTCPSLNPATMLPETEEQEHDCLEIIDAQYSSRADLKDQPLPNAEYEWYTDGSSFVTDGQRRAGYAVVTLHETVEAEGLPVGTSAQLAELIALTRALELSKGKRVNIFTDSRYAFGVLHAHAGLWKERGMLKAEGSPVKYGTQILRLLEAVQLPLEVAVVHCKAHQREDQNVAKGNARADREAKRAATLKPLGAEEAHMHALIPSVGELPAPQYSREERNLANSLGLQEKEGWLHSTEGKILLPKSLIRPVLQKLHQTTHAGREALRMILSQSMLMANLILPPELELLVVPEQNNGEFANETLAIEKSLNSELYQLRLLALQNRQALDYVLASQGGDPSGNEAVFPITGVGLHDRGMYTCWYRTKSELTEWSKHSDPVELVVAEPSLPKPSTSVHPSRGVSVREPVAVSHPGDLALLVPWEKEPRWV; encoded by the exons atgactcttgcagttgagccctcagccatgcaagccccagagtggagccagtgggaggaccaggtttttcctctagtatgggcatcgggggtcccaggaaaggcagcccATCATACCCCCATtaaggttcagctcctgccaggaaaaggtccaGTGCGGATCAAGCAGTACCCGATCAAAAGggaagccagagaagggctgcaggaaactatagaTCGGTTTTTGAAGTATGGGGTACTGCGAGAAtgtcagtcagcctggaacactcccatcctgcctgttcgaaagcccaatggcacatATCGgttggtccaggacctgagggcggTTAATgagcgggttaagactctgcacccccttgttccaaacctGTATACACTTTTGGCATCTATAGgggggcagtacacccacttCTCGGTCCTGGACttaaaagatgctttcttcacaattccggttGATActcaatctcaggagattttctcctttgaATGGGAGGATGAGAAAAGAGTTAAGAAACAGCTTTGCTGGACCGTGTTAGCTCAGGGATTTAAAAACTCCCCCacccttttcagccaggctctggcTAGAGACTTGGAAGAATGGGATAATGCGGacaaaatcctcctcctgcagtatgtagaTGATTTATTAATTGCAGCTGTGGGTCTGACTCCTTGCCTTAAGGCTACTGTGAGCCTCTTGAATTTTGTTGGACTACGAGGATATCGGGTAGCTCggagcaaggctcaaattgccctcttagaagtacagtacttagggtttcacatacggcagggagagagacagctttcaaatgaaagaaaggaagcaatctgtcaaaTCCCTGTCCCCAGCAATCGTAAACGGCttagggcttttctgggcatggcaggcttctgcagaatatggatcccagagttcggatTATGGGTTAAACctttgtatgaatgtgttaagggagcagaccacgacccctttcactggtcctcagaagctgacaaggcatttaaagtgttaaagagaaaACTAATGGAAGCTCCAGCCCTCGGTCTGCCTGACCTTtctaagccgtttcaactgtatgtgcatgaaagaaaAGGAGTAGCCCTGGGAGTACTTACTCAATTATTAGGAacttggaaacgtcctgtggcatatttctctaaacaactggatcaagttgccaaggggtggccagcgtGCTTGCGAGCAGTCGCGGCAACTGCCCTGGTGCTTGGTGAAGcggagaaactgactttggggggaactgtgcaggtgtatacccctcatatggtccaagccctgctggacactaagggtggtctctggctcacccaggctcgggtagctcggtaccaggctaaactcctagaaaatcctgaggTTTCCCTGCAAACCTGCCCCTCTCttaacccagccactatgttgccagaaacagaggagcaggaacatgactgtttagaaatcatagatgcccaatACTCCAGCCGTGCAGACTTAAAAGATCAGCCACTCCCAAATGCAGAATATGAGTGGTACACTGATGGCAGCAGCTTTGTCACAGATGGACAAAGGAGGGCGGGTTATGCTGTTGTAACTCTCCACGAAACTGTGGAAGCAGAGGGTTTGCCTGTCGGAACGTCAGCCCAGTTGGCTGAATTGATAGCCTTAACCCGTGCACTCGAAttgtcaaaaggaaaaagagttaacatttttactgattccAGATATGCCTTTGGAGTGCTGCATGCTCATGCTGGTTTATGGAAGGAAAGAGGAATGCTGAAAGCTGAGGGTTCTCCAGTTAAATATGGGACACAGATcctccggcttctggaagcggtaCAGCTCCCCTTGGAGGTAGCAGTTGTACACTGCAAGGCTCATCAACGAGAGGATCAGaacgtagccaagggcaacgctagggccgacagggaagccaagcgagCTGCCACCCTGAAACCATtgggagctgaggaggcccatATGCATGctctcatcccatcagtgggtgagctcccagcccctcagtactctcgCGAAGAAAGGAACTTGGCTAATTcacttgggctccaggaaaaggagggatggctccactccacagaagggaaaatcctcctacctaaaagcctaatacggccagtactacagaaactacatcagactactcacgctggaagggaagctctca GAATGATTCTCTCCCAGTCTATGTTAATGGCAAATCTAATTCTACCGCCCGAGTTGGAGCTCTTAGTGGTGCCCGAGCAGAACAATGGAGAA TTTGCCAATGAGACCCTGGCCATAGAGAAAAGCCTTAACTCAGAGCTTTATCAGCTCCGGTTGCTGGCCTTGCAGAACAGACAGGCCCTGGATTATGTTTTAGCTTCTCAGGGCGGG GACCCTTCCGGGAATGAGGCCGTTTTCCCCATCACCGGCGTGGGATTGCACGACAGAGGGATGTACACCTGCTGGTATCGCACCAAATCAGAACTAACTGAATGGTCAAAGCacagcgaccccgtggagctggtggtagcag aGCCCTCTCTGCCCAAGCCCTCCACCTCCGTCCACCCCAGCCGGGGGGTCTCCGTGCGGGAGCCGGTCGCTGTGTCTCACCCCGGCGACCTCGCGCTGCTCGTG ccctgggagaagGAGCCACGGTGGGTCTGA